TCTGCTCGCCAAGTCGATGCTGGAGGAAGAAGGCGAGCGGATAACTGTATTCGATTCCCTGTCGGCTTCTTACGGATTCGGCTTGCTGGTGGTCCATGCGGTCAGGTTATCCGCGGAAGGGAAAGGCCCGGAAGAGATTTTGGAATCGGTCGAACAACTGCGCCGCTCACGTAAGCTGTATTTTCTGGTGGATACGCTTGAATATCTGCAAAAGGGAGGACGGATCGGCAAAGCGTCGGCTGTGCTCGGCACATTGCTCAATATCAAGCCGATTCTGTCCATCGACCAGGAAGGCATCATTTATGCGGTAGAGAAAGTCAGAGGACGAAAAAAAGCGGTGGCCCGGATGATCGAGCTGTTCAAAGCCGATCTGCAAGGGATCGACAAAATCAACGTGGCCGTCGGGCATACGGCTCAGCCTGAGGCCGGTGAAGAATTTATAC
This region of Paenibacillus sp. URB8-2 genomic DNA includes:
- a CDS encoding DegV family protein, coding for MNHTVIVTDSTSDIPPSLAEAYGIEVVPLTLMFGEESYRDGIDMTPEQFYERLPRSSQLPTTSQPSPVEYMNVYRNIMERYPQSPILSFHISSGLSGTYQSALLAKSMLEEEGERITVFDSLSASYGFGLLVVHAVRLSAEGKGPEEILESVEQLRRSRKLYFLVDTLEYLQKGGRIGKASAVLGTLLNIKPILSIDQEGIIYAVEKVRGRKKAVARMIELFKADLQGIDKINVAVGHTAQPEAGEEFIRELSQHFTLDEQVLTNVGPVVGSHVGNGTLAVFIWPA